The following DNA comes from candidate division WOR-3 bacterium.
TAGGGACATCTGGACTTTCCCGATTGGGAATTCTGGCCGGTGGGACGACCCAGTCGGACCTCTTTGTGGCAATAATGAAAAGCAGCACCGTCCGCGGGCGTATCATTGAACGTTTTAATCTCAAAAAAGAATTTAAACAGAAAACGATGCATGATACATACAAAGCCCTTGATAAAATTACCAGTATTAAAGTATCAACTGAGGGTATCATTTCGGTAAGTATTACATATAAAAATAAATTTCTTGCGGCCGATATCGCCAATGCCTTCATTGAAGAACTCGATAAATTCAATAAAGAAAATACCATGACCACCGGCAAGAAATATCGCATTTTTATTGAGCAGCGCTTAAAAGCGGTTGAAGACACTTTAGCGAAAGCCGAAGAGGCCTTGCGGAAGTTTCAGGAGAAACATCGGACGGTGGATTTAAATACCGAGATTGAAAATGTGATCGAGACGATCGTCAAACTGAAAAGCGAAATCATTCTCCGGGAAGTACAAAAAGGGGCGATCGCCTATGCCAGCGGGTTGGAAAATCCCTATCTGGCGAATATCGAACGGGAATTGCGGGAGTTAAAAAAGCAACTAGCAAAGATTGAATTCGGTGGGAAAGGAGAAGTGAGCGAAGGGTTTGGTGCAGGATTTGCGGTACCGCTTGCCAATCTTCCAGAAATCACCCTGGAATATGCCCGACTGGTACGAGACCTCAA
Coding sequences within:
- a CDS encoding GNVR domain-containing protein — protein: MSNKRLSFAELIQYLTKWRKFIIRNVVIVTLLAAIISLLIPNKYTATASILPPNPNQDIMFGLMPSLAYQVGTSGLSRLGILAGGTTQSDLFVAIMKSSTVRGRIIERFNLKKEFKQKTMHDTYKALDKITSIKVSTEGIISVSITYKNKFLAADIANAFIEELDKFNKENTMTTGKKYRIFIEQRLKAVEDTLAKAEEALRKFQEKHRTVDLNTEIENVIETIVKLKSEIILREVQKGAIAYASGLENPYLANIERELRELKKQLAKIEFGGKGEVSEGFGAGFAVPLANLPEITLEYARLVRDLKVQEAIYELLMQQYEQAKMMEAKDTPTVQVLDHAAPPEKKSFPRRTYIVIGALLLSFLFSIPIIFLLEYWQEVQTQPGKHAALINFIDTIKGDLLKTKKILSGKSRK